One Setaria italica strain Yugu1 chromosome II, Setaria_italica_v2.0, whole genome shotgun sequence DNA segment encodes these proteins:
- the LOC111256355 gene encoding uncharacterized protein LOC111256355 — MERPDPKKSAASAAGFPDDVLLEILSRLPVKPLRRSKCVSKGWRDLLADPLHRKKLPQTLECLFYGRGDFYTCGDDFGGLGYGHFINLLGTSATPIVDPSFPLLKDQLPGVISTISLVGSCNGHGLLLFEHEVEPDMMGHIVCNPATGQLVTVPVDSTQAEPYEESSEVHIYPSETGAWSCRVCDWGEFYIAGLAGAFVNGMPYFISKDAKDLMIVQDVMVAVDVEGNKRKIIPVPLQVGAENYYRVSDYVGQSQGRLHYIYHIEDTYIMLNMHAPSELSSNINTTGVDDKQGVIYGLLLIWVLEDYDTQRWVLKHTISLLKLFGKKVSFQMGSDYSVVTIHPDRNLVFFAQHWNQKLISYDMDSREVCDICTLPHGYESITPYVPYFSELASLENKH; from the exons ATGGAGCGCCCCGATCCCAAGAagagcgcggcgtcggcggccggctTCCCCGACGACGTCCTCCTGGAGATTCTCTCGCGCCTCCCCGTCAAGCCCCTCCGCAGATCCAAGTGCGTCTCGAAAGGCTGGCGCGACCTCCTCGCCGACCCTCTCCACCGCAAGAAGCTGCCCCAAACTCTGGAATGCTTGTTCTACGGCCGCGGCGATTTCTACACCTGTGGAGACGACTTCGGAGGCCTAGGGTATGGGCATTTCATCAACCTGTTGGGGACATCCGCGACGCCAATCGTCGATCCTTCCTTCCCTTTACTGAAAGATCAGCTGCCCGGCGTTATTTCCACCATCAGCCTCGTGGGATCATGCAatggccatggcctcctcctGTTTGAACACGAGGTGGAACCTGACATGATGGGGCATATCGTGTGCAACCCTGCCACTGGGCAATTGGTGACTGTTCCTGTCGACTCGACTCAGGCGGAACCGTATGAGGAGAGTAGTG AGGTGCACATCTACCCGTCGGAAACCGGGGCATGGAGTTGTAGGGTATGTGACTGGGGTGAATTTTACATAGCTGGCTTGGCCGGTGCCTTTGTTAATGGCATGCCATACTTTATCTCCAAGGATGCAAAGGATCTGATGATAGTCCAGGATGTGATGGTCGCGGTGGACGTGGAAGGGAACAAACGGAAGATCATCCCTGTACCACTTCAGGTGGGCGCGGAGAATTACTATCGAGTTTCAGATTATGTCGGTCAATCCCAAGGGCGCCTGCATTACATCTACCACATTGAAGATACATATATCATGCTGAACATGCATGCCCCCTCTGAACTGTCTAGTAATATTAATACAACTGGTGTTGATGATAAACAAGGGGTCATCTATGGGCTGTTGTTAATTTGGGTTCTTGAGGACTATGATACACAACGATGGGTCCTGAAGCACACTATAAGCTTGTTAAAGCTTTTTGGGAAGAAAGTGAGTTTCCAAATGGGCTCAGACTACAGCGTGGTCACCATCCATCCAGATCGCAACTTGGTTTTCTTTGCTCAGCACTGGAACCAAAAGCTGATATCGTATGACATGGATAGTAGGGAAGTGTGTGATATCTGCACTCTTCCACATGGCTATGAGAGCATCACTCCCTATGTTCCCTACTTCTCAGAGTTGGCATCGCTTGAAAATAAGCACTGA
- the LOC101764004 gene encoding uncharacterized protein LOC101764004, translated as MAPPCPPPDLMADLVGEILLRVPPDDPALLARASLVCKAWRRLLADPAFGRRYRAFHRAPPLLGFLHEHYTIGGLGTVPRFVPTVTPSSFPQRALDDCDGWRILDCRHGRVLFEIPGQSVNLVVWDPATGKRQGLPQPPIPHYWSFTAAVLCAVRGCDHLHLPWWPVLRCLGEHHLGKNCSSIIPPPEAHDIPEGVALMPMEDGSLGFADVLCSRICLWSWNAGPDVVAGWVRCRDIELQTLTHFRNYVEVVASAEGFGTIFVSTDDGVFTIELKSGRKWKVF; from the exons AtggcgccgccgtgcccgccgccggaCCTGATGGCCGATCTCGTCGGGGAGATCCTCCTCCGCGTCCCGCCGGACGACCCCGCGCTCCTCGCGCGCGCCTCCCTCGTCTGCAAGGCctggcgccgcctcctcgccgacccCGCCTTCGGGCGCCGCTACCGCGCCTTCCACCgggcgccgcccctgctcggCTTCCTCCACGAACACTACACCATCGGCGGCTTGGGCACCGTGCCCCGCTTCGTCCCCACCGTAACACCCTCCTCATTCCCCCAGCGGGCGCTCGATGATTGCGACGGCTGGCGCATCCTCGactgccgccacggccgcgtcctcTTTGAGATCCCCGGCCAGAGCGTTAACCTTGTCGTCTGGGACCCCGCTACCGGCAAACGTCAGGGGCTGCCGCAGCCCCCAATCCCCCATTATTGGAGCTTCACTGCGGCAGTGCTCTGTGCCGTGCGCGGCTGCGACCACCTCCACCTGCCGTGGTGGCCCGTTCTTCGTTGTCTTGGTGAGCACCA CTTGGGCAAGAATTGCTCATCCATCATTCCCCCTCCGGAGGCGCACGATATCCCTGAGGGCGTTGCCCTCATGCCAATGGAGGATGGCTCGCTGGGGTTCGCTGATGTTCTATGTTCAAGGATTTGCCTGTGGTCGTGGAATGCTGGTCCAGATGTAGTTGCAGGATGGGTACGATGTAGGGACATTGAGCTGCAGACACTGACGCACTTTAGGAATTATGTAGAAGTGGTTGCTTCTGCAGAAGGCTTCGGTACCATCTTTGTGTCCACAGATGATGGTGTCTTCACAATAGAGCTCAAGTCAGGCCGCAAGTGGAAG GTATTCTGA
- the LOC101764415 gene encoding F-box protein At5g07610 codes for MERPKKSGAVAGLPDDPLVEVLSRVPAKDLHRSKCVSKGWRDLIADPLHRKKLPRTLQGFFHAWDFINLLGGSRPPVDPSFAFLKKLPGIGNICLRDSCNGLLLFRHATSRTISYVVCNPATEQWAAVPSEHTPADYHMRVRNTYLVFDPAVSSHFQLVTICAEEGSLATVHIYSSETGVWKHSQTDWAEEEKQLGLWKGPNPQINGRVRGAPFFNGLLYVMLNNYQIAKVDVEGKTRGIIPAPSSMNNLGAYYGPPFIGQSQGHLYCIHEPPSQVYTRDFNDDRDLLSIWVLDYDTQKWALKHRVSRTHLFGSRFYTSDCDYNVVAIHPDSNMVFIFLNWKRQLISYSLDSKEVRALGTLEQDPGWFVPYVPCFLDFLSVVEHEEKLKGPGEQSAEDVARVGGGGQ; via the coding sequence ATGGAGCGCCCGAAGAAGAGCGGCGCGGTGGCTGGCCTCCCCGACGATCCCCTCGTGGAGGTCCTCTCCCGCGTCCCCGCCAAGGATCTCCACCGATCCAAATGCGTCTCCAAAGGCTGGCGTGACCTCATCGCCGACCCCCTCCACCGCAAGAAGCTCCCCCGAACCCTACAAGGGTTTTTCCACGCCTGGGATTTCATCAATCTGCTCGGGGGATCCCGGCCTCCCGTCGACCCTTCCTTCGCCTTCCTAAAGAAGCTGCCCGGCATCGGCAACATCTGTCTCAGGGATTCCTGCAATGGCCTCCTCCTCTTTAGGCACGCCACCAGTCGCACGATCAGCTACGTTGTGTGCAACCCCGCGACAGAGCAATGGGCGGCCGTGCCCAGCGAGCACACTCCGGCGGACTATCATATGCGAGTGAGAAACACCTATTTGGTATTCGATCCGGCTGTCTCCTCCCATTTCCAGTTGGTCACCATCTGTGCAGAGGAGGGGAGCCTGGCAACAGTGCACATCTACTCCTCAGAAACAGGGGTGTGGAAGCACAGCCAGACTGACTGGGCTGAAGAAGAAAAGCAGCTAGGGCTTTGGAAAGGGCCGAATCCTCAGATCAATGGCAGGGTCCGTGGTGCTCCCTTTTTTAATGGCCTGCTGTATGTTATGTTGAATAATTATCAGATTGCTAAGGTGGATGTGGAAGGGAAGACACGAGGGATCATCCCGGCGCCATCTTCGATGAATAATCTAGGTGCTTACTACGGTCCACCTTTCATTGGTCAATCCCAAGGGCACCTATATTGCATCCATGAACCACCCAGTCAGGTTTATACAAGAGATTTCAATGATGATCGTGATCTACTGTCAATCTGGGTTCTTGACTATGATACACAAAAATGGGCACTTAAGCACAGGGTGAGCCGTACTCATCTGTTTGGGAGCAGATTTTACACAAGCGATTGTGACTACAATGTGGTTGCCATTCATCCAGACAGCAATATGGTATTCATTTTTCTGAACTGGAAACGGCAGCTGATATCATATAGCTTGGATAGCAAGGAAGTGCGTGCTCTTGGCACACTTGAACAAGACCCTGGATGGTTTGTTCCGTATGTTCCCTGCTTCTTGGATTTCTTATCAGTGGTAGAGCATGAAGAGAAACTAAAGGGGCCTGGCGAGCAAAGCGCAGAGGATGTCGCGAGGGTAGGTGGTGGTGGCCAGTGA